AGCGCCACATACTGATTTGGCGTTTACACTACATCGTTTTGAGTCGGTTTCTTGTACGCACATATTTCTTGAGACGACGCTgtgaaaaggaaaataaaagatCGGATAGGGAAAGCTCTGGCTTCGTGTGGATGTGGCCTTAGGTTAGATCACCTAAAATTGCTTAAACAGGACCAAAGCATCCGcagtcattaaaaaaaaattaggaACACCACTGAATCTGAACTAAAACTAGATCTCACTTGTTTAAGATTCGGCCTAACATTTGTTCAGGCCAAATACACAAAaagttcaaatacatttttgagaTTACACCAAATTCAACACTATAATGAATTAATCACTTTTTAAGGCCTGAAGCCAACAACCAATCATCATGTGTTTGCTATGCTCCAAtggatttatattaatttataacaGTCGACAGTTAGTTATAATCATACACAGTTCAGGATTTCCACTCCAAtataaaaagaacagaaaagcaAGTCAGGCTgatgtgaaaatataaaaagatgCTAAGCCAAGATAAAGAAAACTGAGGGCTTAGGTGCAGATATTGTAGTATATACACATCCTTCCAATATCACTGCTTTATCCATCTGGATTCACTCTGTCAGCTACAATGAGCTCAtgcctgtgtgtgcgcgttACACTGACTCAACACACTATCTACAAAAAACAACCCTGAGAATGCATAGAGAACACTTAAACCTAACATTCACAATCACCTCAGTGTTAACCCAGCCACGGGAATTTGGCCCAATCCCCTTGAAAAAACCAACAGACGATCTTCAAAGAGTAAAACTAGTATACGACAACACTAAGCAGGAATTTTATAGCTCAAAGATAAGCCTGTCAGAGCAATCAGGAGTGGGAGGCAGATGGACCAAAAAATGAGTCGGGCATGTGAGATTTCTCTCGCGATGGTCTTTCCTCAAGGAGGAACATCTTTTGTGTGTTGGTAAATGTCCTGTAAAGATGAAGGATTGGGAAAACGCTCCCATTTCTTTAGTTAGATTGGCAGGACTGTCTAGCAAACTGCCAAACCCTCTAGTGATACACTGCGAGTTGGAAAAAAACAGTTCATTGTAATTTTAATTTCCTTCACTGTATGACTAGCAGTGTGACATTCCATCACCAGCCAAAGCACTGTGACCTTAAAGGAAACGTTTCTACCCacgaaaataaaaagaattgcCAGAGCTTAAAaggctttttttaaaagcatgaTTTTTCAAACAGCGGGTGACATGGTTGTCAGCAATACTCTTCGTTTTAGATGTCTCTCCACTACTCACTACTCCACATGTACTGTGATCTTCCTCACATGAGAAATAATATACTTGACATCCAACTGGCAGTACAACTCAGATGTCACTTATTCAACAGGGTATACAGACCCCTGGTGGCAAAATAAAGTACTGCACAAAGGGAGAAAACAGCCTACATAAAGTACATTTACCCTtaatgtatgttttgtgttgtgctgttaaaacatttttagtataCGAATGGATTATACGAATCCTTTTTTTGCTTAAGGTGTACAACACGTGCAGTTGCAAAGGGTATTATAAATTAATGAAACAAAGTTATTGCCATTACCAAAGAGGAACGGAGCAATATTTCTTCTAGTCTTGCCCTTTAGTGACCAAACGCAGCAGTTTTTAACAACAATATTGAACACACAATACGTTGGGAATGAATTGTTCAATACACAGCAGCATTATTAAGCACGCTTTATTTCAGAACAAACCACTTCACCAGCCTCTGAAAACAACCAAACAAGTGGGAAAAATTCAAACGATACAAAAGACgtgcatatttttattttaatttgtgcCCACTTCAAGTACACTTTGCCCATTGCATTGTTACCAAAACAGGTTGCAGAACAGTTTGATCTATTCACTATTCCTCTGGAGGAGAACTAACCCAGTGCAGGGAAATCCTCTGGATCATCTGGGTTTGGAGCCTTAGgacacaaaaacataatttaaccCCCAACGCATTTCAGCCCACACCCCATAAAACATTTAACGTTCTTGGTTACCTTGCACAGCGCCCACAACTAGTGTTGCATTTAAAATGCTTGTTCTTTGCTTTTCTGATGCAACCAGTAAGACTATATCAACTTACCACCTCATCCTTCTGTGGAGATCTTTGGAACGGCATGGAGGGAGGAGCCCCCCGGCCACGACCACCTCGTCCACCTCTCCCACCACGAGAGGGCCGAGCCAAGCTGCCGAAGTTGATCTCCAACTGACAGGTGATGTCATTGGCTGGGCGACGAAAAACCACATCCTCGTCCTCCATGCCATTGTGACTTTTCTACAAGGAAAACACAAGCATAAAGCATTACAAATGACAATAGGCAGCAGCTgctaaaaatcacatttatttttgtattaaaacGTCTTTTAATAGCATCAAATGGAAGCGAACTGCAGAAAACATCCGTTACAAAACATCATAAGCCtccattgacttttattgaaTTGACAAACATCTCAAAATATTGCGTTCAACAAAAAGTGTCAAATACTTGTTACATTACagtaaataattgtttttattttttggtgaactatccctttcgaTACTACAAGAACCTTTCACAACACAAAGGGCCCCAAAACCAGCCAGACACAGGCGAAAAAATTAATAGTTGAGATTTGTGCTCCGAATATATCTCCTTACCGTGAGGAATTTAGACTTATGGATGACCACAGCCTTGGAAGGCACAGCGGTTTCTGCCTTACGGATATTTAGCTCCACCTTAGGCCTGCTTTGCTCCTGTAGGGCCTTCCACTCATCCAGTGTCATCTGTATAGCaacctccatcacttcctcagTCTCAGTTGGCCTGTGTTAGATAGGAGGTGAGGATTTACACAAAACCATCTTTTATGAACCATAAAAGGATAAGCCAAGTTCATAAGTTCAACAAATCAAATTCACTGCGTGTAACAAAAGATTCCCTGCAGTTGTGTAAAAAGACCTGTTTTCTCCAGTCTCCACACCCTCAGGGGTCTCCTCACGTTCCACAACCTCTTCAGTGGGTGATGCTTCTTCGATTTCACTACAGGACACAAGGACAATGAGATCCATTTGAAATAAGGAGTGAAAAATACACAGACCTGAAAAGCCAAACTAGGATTAGAACAACATGGCATAAAATGCAAAACCTCATATGGTCCCTCATAGAACCCCAGTTGCGAGATCCACTGCCACCACGCTTCTCATCTGACCGGACACTCCTGAtttaaaacaattcatttaaGCAGGTTTGTGTGGAGTGCTATACCATGTGCTTGAACGCCAAATTTAGCTTCCAAAACTTCTGTAGAGCCTTCTTAAAATGACAGCAAATGAGTCACTACTTACGTTCTGTCGCTGCCACTATGTCTCTCAAATTCCCTCTTTCCCCTCTGGTCAAATCCATCATTTGATCTTGGATAGCCGGGGCCCCGGGCGCCTCGTCCTCTGCCATTACCTCTTCCTCTACCAGCTCTATCCAACACATCCACAGGCCTAGCGAAAGATAAATTAAAGGCCATACAAAATAATTCAAGAAGGATGATGAATAAAGACCGTGGCTTTTAATAATTCATCATTCGAGAGCTTTACCTCTCCACAGAGAAATAGGGGGT
The Triplophysa rosa linkage group LG19, Trosa_1v2, whole genome shotgun sequence genome window above contains:
- the zgc:103482 gene encoding intracellular hyaluronan-binding protein 4 isoform X1, which encodes MKEFVEEMPDEGYGCTVANRFGQLLDDESDPFDILHAAGAGKQQKKKKEDQKKASNAAKTGKKETQRDRKNTVPAVGGNVSQGQVRLPRGEVEERIERPVTFERKFNDADTPYFSVERPVDVLDRAGRGRGNGRGRGARGPGYPRSNDGFDQRGKREFERHSGSDRTSVRSDEKRGGSGSRNWGSMRDHMSEIEEASPTEEVVEREETPEGVETGENRPTETEEVMEVAIQMTLDEWKALQEQSRPKVELNIRKAETAVPSKAVVIHKSKFLTKSHNGMEDEDVVFRRPANDITCQLEINFGSLARPSRGGRGGRGGRGRGAPPSMPFQRSPQKDEVAPNPDDPEDFPALG
- the zgc:103482 gene encoding intracellular hyaluronan-binding protein 4 isoform X2, with amino-acid sequence MKEFVEEMPDEGYGCTVANRFGQLLDDESDPFDILHAAGAGKQQKKKKEDQKKASNAAKTGKKETQRDRKNTVPAVGGNVSQGQVRLPRGEVEERIERPVTFERKFNDADTPYFSVERPVDVLDRAGRGRGNGRGRGARGPGYPRSNDGFDQRGKREFERHSGSDRTEIEEASPTEEVVEREETPEGVETGENRPTETEEVMEVAIQMTLDEWKALQEQSRPKVELNIRKAETAVPSKAVVIHKSKFLTKSHNGMEDEDVVFRRPANDITCQLEINFGSLARPSRGGRGGRGGRGRGAPPSMPFQRSPQKDEVAPNPDDPEDFPALG